Proteins from a genomic interval of Aquabacterium sp. J223:
- a CDS encoding amidohydrolase family protein, which translates to MIIDAHLHCTGDETAEGVLRALDEADTDIGVLLAPFLHNGYSMHDPASLRRANAHLAGLVKGHEDRLVGFAVLNPADPGAVADLDRCLETGLRGIKMVPSGWSPEDDRVQPLFARAAQHRLPLLFHSGIFIDGRSSRFCRPAGFEPLRDHPGVRVTLAHLSWPWCDEAIAVGLIDRIHGVPPERMVFRFDLSFGPPPPYRLEVLRKALDVLGADCLQYGSDCFFPCDGAHIAERRRWLVDLLDQLEVGREDRERIFFRTAATWLGLVPPAQRLVRETPAAEAPGPRAGGLFSSLTSRGAQALRAAGGTSRPGRLRWMPTCC; encoded by the coding sequence ATGATCATCGACGCCCACCTGCACTGCACCGGCGACGAGACGGCCGAGGGCGTGCTGCGTGCGCTCGACGAGGCCGACACCGACATCGGCGTGCTGCTCGCGCCCTTCCTGCACAACGGCTACTCGATGCACGACCCGGCCTCGCTGCGGCGGGCCAACGCGCACCTGGCCGGGCTGGTGAAGGGCCACGAGGACCGGTTGGTCGGCTTCGCGGTGCTGAACCCGGCCGACCCCGGCGCGGTCGCCGACCTCGACCGCTGCCTGGAGACGGGGCTGCGCGGCATCAAGATGGTCCCGAGCGGCTGGTCGCCCGAAGACGACCGGGTGCAGCCGCTGTTCGCGCGGGCCGCGCAGCACCGGCTGCCGCTGCTCTTCCACAGCGGCATCTTCATCGACGGCCGCTCCAGCCGCTTCTGCCGTCCCGCCGGCTTCGAGCCGCTGCGCGACCACCCCGGCGTGCGCGTCACGCTGGCGCACCTCAGCTGGCCGTGGTGCGACGAGGCCATCGCCGTCGGCCTCATCGACCGCATCCACGGCGTGCCGCCGGAGCGCATGGTGTTCCGCTTCGACCTCAGCTTCGGGCCGCCGCCGCCCTACCGGCTGGAGGTCCTGCGCAAGGCGCTCGACGTGCTCGGTGCCGACTGCCTGCAGTACGGCAGCGACTGCTTCTTTCCCTGCGACGGCGCGCACATCGCCGAACGCCGGCGCTGGCTGGTCGACCTGCTCGACCAGCTGGAGGTCGGCCGCGAGGACCGCGAGCGCATCTTCTTCCGCACCGCCGCCACCTGGCTGGGGCTGGTGCCGCCGGCCCAGCGCCTGGTGCGCGAGACGCCCGCCGCCGAGGCGCCGGGCCCGCGCGCGGGCGGACTGTTCTCGTCCCTCACCTCGCGTGGCGCGCAAGCCCTGCGCGCCGCGGGCGGCACGTCGCGGCCCGGGCGC